One Novipirellula galeiformis DNA window includes the following coding sequences:
- the cysD gene encoding sulfate adenylyltransferase subunit CysD — protein sequence MSDYNLTHLKQLEAESIHIIREVVSEFDKPVMLYSIGKDSAVLLHLAQKAFFPAKIPFPLLHVDTTWKFHEMIEFREQYARKELGLDVLVYINQEGLEHDIKPWEDSERHTELMKTDALKAALNKYGFDAAFGGARRDEEKSRAKERVFSFRDKAHRWDPKNQRPELWNIYNGRVNKGESIRVFPMSNWTELDVWQYIHLEQIPIVPLYLSAPRKVVNRNGVLLMRNDDRMPLLEGEKEETRMVRFRTLGCYPLSGAVESDATTLPEVIQEMLLATTSERQGRIIDQDEGGAGMEEKKRRGYF from the coding sequence ATGTCGGACTACAACCTAACTCACCTCAAGCAACTTGAAGCCGAGAGCATTCACATTATTCGTGAAGTCGTCTCGGAATTTGACAAGCCCGTCATGCTGTATTCGATCGGCAAAGACTCGGCGGTGCTGTTGCATTTGGCCCAAAAAGCGTTCTTTCCCGCAAAGATCCCTTTCCCTCTTTTGCATGTCGACACGACGTGGAAATTCCACGAGATGATCGAGTTTCGCGAGCAATACGCGCGAAAGGAACTCGGTTTGGACGTGCTCGTTTACATCAACCAAGAGGGGCTGGAGCACGACATCAAGCCGTGGGAAGACAGCGAGCGGCACACCGAATTGATGAAAACCGACGCGCTCAAAGCCGCGCTGAACAAATACGGTTTTGATGCTGCCTTTGGAGGCGCCCGTCGCGACGAAGAGAAAAGCCGAGCGAAGGAACGCGTCTTTAGCTTCCGCGACAAGGCTCACCGCTGGGACCCCAAGAACCAACGCCCCGAGCTGTGGAATATTTACAACGGTCGGGTCAACAAGGGGGAATCGATTCGCGTTTTTCCGATGAGCAATTGGACTGAATTGGATGTTTGGCAATACATCCACTTGGAGCAGATCCCGATCGTGCCATTGTATCTCTCGGCGCCGCGAAAGGTCGTCAACCGAAACGGCGTGCTGCTGATGCGGAACGACGATCGCATGCCATTGTTGGAAGGCGAAAAGGAGGAAACTCGCATGGTTCGCTTCCGCACACTCGGATGCTACCCGCTGTCGGGAGCTGTTGAAAGCGACGCCACGACACTTCCGGAAGTGATTCAAGAAATGTTGCTGGCGACCACCAGCGAACGGCAGGGCCGGATCATCGACCAAGACGAAGGTGGTGCCGGCATGGAAGAAAAGAAACGTCGAGGCTACTTCTAG
- the rsmG gene encoding 16S rRNA (guanine(527)-N(7))-methyltransferase RsmG: MSLDPEFAAALAANSMEIDEVIALKLQSYAEAMWRWNEQLNLTRHTSWDLFVSRDLRDCLQLAPLLEAGEEVLDLGSGNGIPGIPLAILRPDIEVSLAESVAKRANALGEIVEELALPVPVYGARGEDLLEDFRFSSIVSRAVGSIAKFCRWMEPHWASADRLLLIKGPKWVEERGEARHLGSLANLQLRRVATYPLGDDEASEGVILQIWPAGPRGARYN; the protein is encoded by the coding sequence ATGTCTTTGGATCCTGAATTCGCTGCTGCTCTTGCCGCTAACTCGATGGAAATCGATGAGGTGATCGCGCTCAAGCTGCAGTCTTATGCCGAGGCGATGTGGCGATGGAACGAGCAATTGAACCTGACTCGTCACACTAGTTGGGACCTGTTCGTCAGCCGAGATCTGCGAGATTGCTTGCAATTGGCACCTCTGCTTGAAGCTGGCGAAGAAGTCTTGGACCTTGGCAGCGGGAACGGGATTCCGGGGATTCCGTTGGCGATTTTGCGTCCGGACATTGAAGTTTCGCTGGCCGAATCGGTCGCCAAGCGAGCTAATGCGTTGGGTGAAATCGTCGAGGAACTCGCCTTGCCGGTCCCCGTCTATGGCGCTCGAGGGGAAGATTTGCTTGAGGATTTCCGTTTTTCGAGCATCGTCAGTCGTGCTGTCGGCAGCATTGCGAAATTCTGTCGTTGGATGGAGCCTCATTGGGCCAGTGCGGATCGGTTATTGCTGATCAAAGGCCCCAAATGGGTGGAAGAGCGGGGGGAAGCGAGGCATCTCGGTTCGCTTGCCAATCTGCAATTGCGGCGAGTGGCGACCTATCCATTGGGTGATGACGAGGCCAGCGAAGGGGTCATCCTGCAAATCTGGCCAGCCGGTCCCCGTGGTGCCCGCTACAACTAG
- a CDS encoding gamma-glutamylcyclotransferase family protein: MLTAVFVYGTLKQGQCRETLWPCLPRSVRPGWVSGSLFARHDYPAMTLGADRVLGECWEFLPAEMPRVLHVLDQIEGTNQHGVDDLYHRVRVEVYAVNGHRIGPAFGYHYASDPLEDGFTPVYPPEPNALLQWP, from the coding sequence ATGCTGACTGCCGTCTTTGTCTATGGAACACTCAAACAGGGTCAGTGCCGCGAGACGCTCTGGCCTTGCCTCCCCCGCTCGGTCCGCCCCGGTTGGGTGTCCGGTTCGCTGTTTGCTCGTCATGACTACCCGGCAATGACGCTCGGAGCCGACCGTGTGCTCGGGGAATGCTGGGAATTCCTCCCTGCCGAGATGCCCCGTGTGCTCCACGTGCTTGATCAAATCGAAGGCACAAACCAGCACGGCGTCGACGATCTCTATCACCGTGTGAGAGTCGAGGTTTATGCGGTCAACGGCCACCGGATCGGTCCCGCCTTTGGCTATCACTACGCAAGCGATCCGCTCGAGGATGGATTCACCCCGGTTTATCCCCCTGAGCCAAACGCGTTACTTCAGTGGCCG